A region from the Sutcliffiella horikoshii genome encodes:
- the cobS gene encoding adenosylcobinamide-GDP ribazoletransferase, translated as MKNCLYGLCLSLQFLTRIPVPVECPWNKETSRWALRCYPLTGMLLGGILFLTVSLLHGVVPTWMLALLILTIWIWITGGLHLDGWMDVADAIGSNATLEKKWEIMKDPRVGSFGILSLLFLVVWKAVFIYLLLIESLQYIFCFLVILACSRGIAVCLMYFFPTAQQHGLAFEWKKNLTRGDLVVAFLPIAGLTLLLPEYLLLLLGYFFFTWWYGHWMMKHFKGSNGDLLGTAIEGGELCGLIVMWIYISFVIG; from the coding sequence GTGAAAAATTGCTTGTATGGATTATGTTTATCTCTCCAATTTTTAACCAGGATTCCTGTGCCTGTGGAGTGTCCTTGGAACAAGGAAACTAGTAGGTGGGCACTTAGATGTTATCCATTGACAGGTATGTTACTGGGAGGGATTCTATTTTTAACTGTATCCCTTTTGCATGGTGTTGTGCCAACATGGATGCTGGCACTCCTTATTTTGACCATCTGGATTTGGATTACAGGAGGCTTGCATCTTGACGGCTGGATGGATGTGGCGGATGCAATTGGTTCCAATGCTACACTTGAGAAAAAGTGGGAAATTATGAAAGACCCGCGGGTTGGTAGCTTTGGAATCTTAAGTTTATTGTTCCTGGTAGTATGGAAAGCAGTCTTCATTTATTTGTTGTTGATTGAATCCTTACAATATATCTTTTGTTTCCTGGTCATCCTTGCCTGTTCAAGAGGCATTGCGGTCTGTCTGATGTATTTCTTTCCAACTGCTCAGCAACATGGGTTGGCTTTTGAATGGAAGAAGAACCTTACTAGAGGAGATTTGGTCGTGGCATTTTTGCCCATAGCCGGATTAACTCTATTACTTCCGGAGTATCTTTTACTATTACTTGGCTATTTTTTCTTCACATGGTGGTATGGCCATTGGATGATGAAACACTTTAAAGGAAGTAATGGTGATCTGTTGGGGACGGCCATTGAAGGAGGGGAACTATGCGGATTAATCGTTATGTGGATCTATATCTCATTCGTCATTGGATAA
- a CDS encoding bifunctional adenosylcobinamide kinase/adenosylcobinamide-phosphate guanylyltransferase codes for MIIFISGGARSGKSSFAEQLALSLHNKNPTTELIYLATSKKIDKEMEQRIAMHKEQREKKWQVEEIPVEVGRSIRQARKGDVILLDCLTIWLSNMLFDGIPRKKEEIVATVEEWGTFARKKGLTLLIVSNDLNEEPLSSYKTVRCYVYMLELLHQNIVKQAEVAIQVRAGIPKYWKGKEVSL; via the coding sequence TTGATCATTTTTATTTCTGGAGGGGCTCGATCTGGTAAGAGTAGCTTTGCGGAACAGCTGGCTCTATCTCTTCATAATAAAAATCCCACCACTGAGCTTATTTATCTAGCAACTTCTAAAAAGATTGATAAAGAAATGGAACAAAGAATAGCGATGCATAAGGAACAGCGCGAGAAGAAGTGGCAGGTAGAAGAGATACCGGTAGAGGTTGGTCGAAGCATACGGCAGGCGCGTAAAGGCGATGTCATCCTCTTGGATTGCCTGACAATCTGGCTTAGTAACATGCTATTTGATGGAATACCAAGGAAAAAAGAGGAAATAGTTGCAACAGTTGAAGAGTGGGGGACTTTTGCAAGGAAGAAAGGTTTGACTCTGTTAATTGTCTCCAATGACCTAAATGAAGAACCTTTATCCTCTTATAAAACGGTACGCTGCTATGTATATATGTTGGAATTACTACATCAAAATATCGTCAAACAAGCTGAAGTAGCGATACAGGTCAGGGCAGGCATTCCAAAGTACTGGAAAGGGAAAGAGGTGTCATTGTGA
- the cobD gene encoding threonine-phosphate decarboxylase CobD, giving the protein MNWPEHGGQPDLMKKLLQAEEQEVLDFSANLNPLGPPEWLQGELEEQWEKLLCYPDPNYTFSTSALAWMERIHDEEMLLTNGGAEAIFLAAKYFEGKRAGIVHPAFSEYERACRHYHLQVTDFLTSPVDDFRLPMNQLLEALPDLDVFFLCRPNNPTGVVIPKAEIKMLLKQGLHNHTFLVIDEAFVDFVPSESLTPLLKEFPNLILLRSLTKMYTIPGLRLGYMMASEAVINEMKSFQVPWSVNALASAIAPLLLRDQDFVEQTFSWLDGQKRKLRNFAERYEFYLSNTSVNFYLLKDNRSPEKTETLFTFLFQHGILARHTHNFKGLDGSHLRLAIRSEEENDKLLAILKKWRERD; this is encoded by the coding sequence ATGAATTGGCCAGAACACGGCGGTCAGCCGGATTTGATGAAGAAGCTTTTGCAAGCAGAAGAGCAAGAAGTCTTAGACTTTAGTGCGAACCTTAATCCATTGGGACCACCTGAATGGTTGCAGGGTGAGTTGGAAGAGCAGTGGGAGAAGTTGTTGTGCTATCCGGATCCGAACTATACGTTTAGCACTAGTGCATTAGCATGGATGGAAAGGATTCATGATGAGGAAATGCTTCTTACCAATGGGGGAGCGGAAGCCATTTTTCTTGCGGCTAAATATTTTGAAGGGAAGAGGGCTGGGATCGTGCATCCTGCTTTTTCGGAATATGAACGGGCATGTAGGCATTATCATCTACAGGTGACAGACTTTTTAACATCGCCTGTGGATGATTTTCGGCTGCCGATGAATCAGCTGCTTGAAGCACTTCCAGATTTGGATGTCTTCTTCCTATGTCGTCCTAACAATCCAACTGGGGTGGTCATTCCGAAAGCAGAGATAAAAATGTTACTGAAACAGGGACTTCATAATCATACCTTCCTAGTTATAGATGAAGCGTTCGTGGATTTTGTTCCATCCGAGTCGTTGACTCCGTTGCTTAAAGAATTTCCTAATCTGATTTTACTCCGGTCACTGACAAAAATGTACACGATACCAGGCCTTCGGTTAGGTTATATGATGGCTAGTGAAGCAGTCATAAATGAAATGAAAAGCTTCCAGGTACCTTGGAGTGTCAATGCTTTGGCAAGTGCTATTGCTCCGCTTTTATTAAGGGATCAAGACTTTGTGGAGCAGACTTTCAGTTGGCTTGATGGACAGAAAAGGAAGTTGCGAAACTTTGCAGAAAGGTATGAATTCTATCTATCTAACACATCAGTCAATTTCTATCTACTTAAGGATAATAGAAGTCCGGAAAAAACGGAGACGCTTTTCACTTTCTTGTTCCAACACGGAATTTTGGCAAGGCATACACATAATTTTAAAGGGTTGGATGGAAGCCACTTAAGGCTTGCCATACGTTCAGAGGAAGAGAATGATAAATTGCTTGCCATTCTAAAAAAGTGGAGGGAGAGAGATTGA
- the cbiB gene encoding adenosylcobinamide-phosphate synthase CbiB — MIADVFYINIFILVAAIVLDLLLGDPRWLPHPVVQMGKLISFLERFLNNGRKRKWKGVLLASMVVLFVYGFVFLIVTLSYKIHFYAGVLMEIYFIWTTIAIKGLSDAGKGVLLPLLDGKLEKARMDLSMIVGRDTENLSESEVVRGTVETIAENTVDGITAPLFWAMLGGAPLAMAYRAVNTLDSMVGYKNERFLDFGWASARLDDVANFIPARFTALSIWISSIFIKGSNGKAGWTITMRDAKKHPSPNSGWPEAMTAGLMGIQLGGVNYYKGIKSNRKTMGDFHRKLVADDIPRSILYMHGGWGVFLGLEILLLFLLGQK; from the coding sequence ATGATAGCTGATGTTTTCTATATAAATATTTTTATTTTGGTTGCAGCCATAGTGTTGGATTTGCTCCTAGGCGATCCGCGCTGGTTGCCACATCCTGTAGTGCAGATGGGGAAACTTATCTCTTTTTTGGAGAGGTTCTTAAACAACGGGCGGAAGCGAAAATGGAAAGGCGTACTTCTGGCTTCAATGGTGGTCCTCTTTGTTTATGGCTTTGTATTCCTTATCGTAACGCTATCTTATAAGATCCATTTTTATGCAGGTGTACTAATGGAAATCTACTTTATATGGACAACGATCGCCATCAAGGGATTATCGGATGCAGGGAAAGGTGTCTTGCTCCCGCTTCTAGATGGAAAGCTGGAAAAGGCTAGGATGGACCTTAGCATGATTGTGGGGAGAGATACAGAGAACTTGTCAGAGAGTGAAGTTGTCAGAGGTACGGTGGAAACCATAGCGGAGAATACAGTAGACGGCATTACGGCCCCTTTGTTCTGGGCAATGCTTGGTGGAGCCCCTCTTGCCATGGCTTACCGAGCCGTCAATACCTTAGATTCAATGGTAGGGTATAAGAATGAAAGATTTCTGGATTTCGGGTGGGCCTCTGCCAGGCTGGATGATGTTGCTAACTTTATCCCGGCCAGATTTACAGCTTTGTCCATCTGGATATCTTCTATTTTTATAAAAGGGTCTAATGGAAAAGCCGGATGGACCATTACCATGCGGGATGCAAAGAAACACCCCAGCCCCAATAGCGGTTGGCCGGAAGCGATGACGGCAGGCTTGATGGGAATCCAGCTAGGTGGTGTGAATTATTATAAAGGTATTAAATCTAACAGGAAAACGATGGGGGATTTTCATAGAAAGCTAGTGGCAGATGATATCCCAAGATCCATTTTATACATGCATGGTGGTTGGGGCGTATTTTTAGGATTAGAAATTCTATTACTATTTTTACTGGGACAGAAATGA
- a CDS encoding adenosylcobinamide amidohydrolase has translation MIELKRLVGGYQREKPIINGVDLAIRKGEFFALLGPNGSGKTTLFKLVTGQLPVVEGEMLLSGRPLSTFTKLEKAKKIAVLTQEVQVSFDYTVEEIITLGRYPHQKGLLKNLTKKDKDIMKQVMDITGVTVHKNKQFHKLSGGEKQRVLLAKSLAQEPEILLLDEPTNHLDIKHTFHMLDLIKEWQHTKGLTVFAILHDLNVASLYADRLALLYNGRFLEVGDSDTLRKEEQLERVYDVLIKAGPHPVVPKPQLLMTPKLEVKNEVHGLDNLVFDMDERCVHVQSNKPLRTISNGVIGEGIQWYKHFCNFHVDKDYNCDHPQKDIREWLRQREIPTEQSVGMMTAVKLSDVVVSKKEIEGMEFMAVVTAGVGNAVDITKAELCKTPVTIGTINIILFIDAHLTDGGLVNAMMSATEAKVKALHDLKVQDMKTGTIATGTSTDAMVLAVTQQGEKTPYAGSGTLIGKGIGHLVYEGVTKAIQKYQKRIGQHI, from the coding sequence ATGATTGAACTAAAGCGGCTTGTCGGTGGATATCAACGGGAAAAGCCAATTATAAACGGGGTGGATCTGGCTATACGGAAAGGGGAGTTTTTCGCGTTGCTAGGGCCGAACGGAAGTGGAAAGACCACCCTCTTTAAACTTGTGACAGGACAGCTTCCGGTGGTAGAGGGGGAAATGTTGCTTTCAGGGAGGCCTCTCTCTACCTTTACAAAGTTGGAAAAGGCTAAAAAAATTGCGGTGCTTACACAGGAAGTACAGGTTTCTTTTGATTATACTGTCGAAGAAATCATTACTCTTGGACGGTACCCTCACCAAAAAGGATTGCTTAAGAACCTTACCAAAAAAGATAAGGATATCATGAAACAGGTGATGGATATTACCGGGGTGACCGTACACAAAAATAAGCAGTTCCACAAATTAAGCGGGGGAGAAAAGCAGCGGGTACTTCTTGCAAAGTCCCTTGCTCAGGAACCTGAGATTCTCTTGTTGGATGAGCCGACCAACCATCTTGATATCAAGCATACTTTTCATATGTTGGACCTTATCAAAGAGTGGCAGCATACCAAAGGCTTGACTGTCTTTGCCATCCTGCATGATTTGAATGTTGCATCCTTGTATGCAGATCGTTTGGCACTTTTATATAATGGAAGGTTTCTGGAGGTGGGGGACTCTGACACACTCCGAAAAGAAGAGCAACTTGAAAGAGTATATGATGTGCTAATCAAAGCAGGACCACATCCAGTTGTCCCTAAACCTCAACTTTTAATGACCCCTAAGTTGGAAGTGAAGAATGAAGTTCACGGCTTGGATAATCTCGTATTTGACATGGATGAAAGGTGTGTTCATGTCCAATCAAACAAGCCGTTACGAACCATCTCCAATGGAGTGATAGGTGAAGGGATACAATGGTATAAACATTTCTGCAACTTTCATGTAGATAAGGATTATAACTGTGATCATCCTCAAAAAGATATCCGGGAATGGCTGCGTCAAAGGGAAATCCCGACTGAACAGTCAGTCGGGATGATGACGGCGGTCAAGCTTTCGGATGTTGTGGTAAGCAAGAAGGAAATCGAGGGAATGGAGTTCATGGCAGTGGTTACAGCAGGGGTTGGCAATGCGGTTGATATCACAAAAGCGGAGCTGTGTAAGACGCCGGTGACCATTGGGACCATTAACATCATACTTTTTATCGATGCACACTTAACGGATGGTGGGCTGGTCAATGCAATGATGTCAGCCACCGAGGCAAAAGTGAAGGCGCTCCATGATTTAAAGGTGCAAGATATGAAGACCGGCACCATTGCAACAGGGACTTCCACCGATGCCATGGTTCTGGCTGTCACCCAACAAGGGGAAAAGACACCTTATGCTGGATCCGGAACCCTTATAGGTAAAGGAATTGGACATCTTGTCTATGAAGGGGTAACAAAAGCCATACAGAAATACCAAAAAAGAATAGGACAGCATATATGA
- a CDS encoding FecCD family ABC transporter permease, giving the protein MRNLSIRRSLSNRLFWLYLGSGGFVLCAALLGLLNSSVSIPIPTILHILTENTFGMGWLPDLPKNEEMIIWNIRFPRVLLAMFVGASLALAGAAFQGLLRNPLADPYTIGVSSGAALGAVAVLFFNITIIGLGNYTLPVVAIVSGLLCLLLVFGLVRLSSRGLAIETIILAGIIISAFISSIISLIIALGDKEAMTQIIYWLYGSVGMRSWGHVQLIFPFMLAGSILLFLHYRELNAMALGEEAADHIGVNVKRGKILILFGASLLTGSAVAVSGSIGFVGLVIPHLVRLLTGPNHRHVLPFSMLIGGGFLVLADLLARTIIAPKELPIGVITALIGAPVFAGLLIRERVGKGKGND; this is encoded by the coding sequence TTGCGAAACTTATCTATCCGGAGATCTTTGAGTAATAGGCTATTTTGGTTATATCTTGGTAGCGGAGGGTTTGTACTTTGTGCAGCCCTCCTTGGTTTATTGAACAGCAGTGTCTCTATCCCGATTCCAACCATCTTGCATATCTTGACGGAAAATACATTTGGGATGGGCTGGCTACCGGACTTACCGAAGAATGAAGAAATGATCATTTGGAATATCCGCTTTCCGCGTGTGTTGCTTGCTATGTTTGTCGGCGCATCCCTTGCGCTTGCCGGCGCAGCTTTTCAGGGGTTGTTAAGAAATCCCCTTGCTGATCCCTACACCATCGGGGTTTCTTCCGGAGCTGCATTGGGGGCGGTTGCCGTGCTTTTTTTCAATATTACCATTATCGGGCTGGGTAATTACACCCTTCCTGTTGTTGCCATTGTCAGTGGACTGCTATGTTTGCTCCTTGTGTTCGGGCTAGTCAGGTTGAGCAGCCGGGGGCTGGCGATCGAAACCATCATCTTGGCGGGAATCATCATCAGCGCTTTTATCAGCTCCATTATTTCATTGATCATTGCCCTTGGTGATAAAGAAGCAATGACCCAAATCATTTATTGGCTATACGGAAGTGTGGGGATGAGAAGTTGGGGGCATGTCCAACTTATTTTCCCGTTTATGTTGGCTGGTTCCATCCTTTTGTTCCTGCATTATCGTGAATTGAATGCGATGGCGTTGGGGGAGGAAGCGGCAGATCATATTGGAGTGAATGTGAAACGAGGAAAAATACTCATCTTATTTGGTGCTTCGCTTCTGACAGGTTCCGCTGTTGCCGTGTCTGGCTCCATCGGGTTTGTGGGGCTGGTGATTCCTCATTTGGTGAGGCTATTGACTGGGCCAAATCATCGTCACGTCCTTCCTTTTTCAATGCTTATAGGCGGGGGATTCCTCGTATTGGCAGACTTACTCGCAAGAACCATCATTGCACCAAAAGAACTGCCGATAGGAGTTATAACCGCTTTGATTGGTGCGCCAGTTTTTGCTGGTCTTCTTATCAGAGAAAGGGTTGGGAAGGGGAAAGGAAATGATTGA
- a CDS encoding ABC transporter substrate-binding protein has product MEQIKQKWGIIGLALILIVGILTGCAPTSEQTNGNANDAAIDESTSGEDQSQKSAFPITITDDSGEEITIEKEPESIISMQPSNTEIAYALGLVDKMIGVSDYCNYPAETADVEKVGGQDMNAEMILTLMPDVIFVTDYHHQNHDAILKQYEEAGISVIVIGSESSFADVYETIQLIGKATGTTAEAEKLVADMKERLLAVEEKAKQVAEKKKVWVEVSPAPDIFTTGQGTFMHEMLESIQAENAAGNQEGWVKLTEEEIVQLNPDVIITTYGYYVDNPKEGVMARSGWGEVPAIKDGNVHDVDSDTVTRPGPRLIEGVEHLAKLIYPEIFE; this is encoded by the coding sequence ATGGAACAAATAAAACAAAAATGGGGAATTATCGGTCTTGCTTTAATCTTAATTGTTGGAATTTTAACAGGATGCGCGCCAACCTCTGAGCAAACAAACGGCAATGCAAATGATGCAGCAATCGATGAAAGTACAAGCGGTGAGGATCAATCGCAGAAATCCGCCTTTCCTATCACCATAACGGATGATTCAGGTGAGGAAATCACTATTGAAAAAGAGCCTGAAAGCATCATTTCCATGCAACCTAGCAATACGGAAATTGCTTATGCGCTTGGCCTTGTAGACAAAATGATCGGTGTATCCGATTATTGTAACTATCCAGCGGAAACCGCAGATGTGGAAAAGGTTGGCGGCCAGGACATGAATGCGGAAATGATTTTGACACTGATGCCTGATGTGATTTTTGTAACGGATTATCATCATCAGAATCATGATGCCATCCTCAAACAATATGAGGAAGCGGGAATAAGTGTCATCGTCATTGGTAGTGAGTCTTCGTTTGCGGATGTATATGAAACAATTCAATTGATTGGAAAAGCAACTGGTACAACTGCAGAAGCTGAAAAGCTGGTTGCTGATATGAAGGAACGACTACTTGCGGTGGAGGAAAAAGCAAAGCAAGTGGCAGAAAAGAAAAAAGTCTGGGTGGAGGTTTCTCCTGCTCCGGATATTTTTACTACAGGTCAAGGGACATTCATGCACGAAATGCTGGAGTCCATACAAGCTGAAAATGCTGCTGGCAATCAAGAAGGCTGGGTAAAACTGACGGAAGAGGAAATTGTCCAATTAAATCCAGATGTGATCATCACTACCTATGGCTATTATGTGGACAACCCAAAAGAGGGTGTTATGGCCCGTTCTGGGTGGGGGGAAGTTCCTGCAATCAAAGATGGAAATGTCCATGATGTGGACAGTGATACTGTAACAAGACCTGGACCTCGCTTGATTGAAGGGGTGGAGCACCTTGCGAAACTTATCTATCCGGAGATCTTTGAGTAA
- the cobT gene encoding nicotinate-nucleotide--dimethylbenzimidazole phosphoribosyltransferase, with amino-acid sequence MEKVFEINPINLMQGAKMQEYVNSLTKPQGSLGAVEEIAIQLAQITGENFPEVTPPGIIVFAADHGVASEGVSAYPQEVTVQMVHNFLDGGAAINVLGKQIGAKVEIVDIGVAADVDRVGLHMKKIRHGTANFLKEDAMTREEAWQAIEVGSDMATSVIECGAKCLIIGEMGIGNTTSSSAILSALSGLDVEEVIGTGTGISVDQLKRKQQVIRQSLQKRNPDPTDPIETLSKVGGLEIAGMIGAILSAAERNIPVLVDGFISTVAALVAKRLYPEVNGYLFIGHQSMEAGHKHAIMLLDKKPILNLGLRLGEGTGAALAYPILEAATNIVKEMATFESAGVAGKI; translated from the coding sequence ATGGAGAAAGTGTTTGAAATAAATCCCATCAACCTGATGCAAGGTGCGAAGATGCAGGAATATGTAAACTCCTTGACCAAGCCTCAAGGGAGTTTAGGGGCTGTGGAGGAAATCGCCATTCAGCTTGCGCAGATTACTGGGGAGAATTTTCCTGAGGTGACACCTCCAGGAATCATTGTATTTGCTGCTGATCATGGAGTCGCTTCAGAGGGAGTATCGGCATACCCTCAGGAAGTGACTGTGCAGATGGTTCACAATTTCCTTGATGGTGGAGCGGCCATAAATGTATTGGGGAAGCAAATCGGTGCAAAAGTTGAAATTGTCGATATAGGGGTGGCGGCAGATGTGGACAGGGTAGGACTTCATATGAAAAAAATCCGACATGGGACCGCAAACTTCCTGAAGGAGGACGCCATGACTAGAGAAGAGGCATGGCAGGCGATTGAAGTGGGAAGCGACATGGCAACAAGTGTCATCGAATGCGGAGCGAAATGTCTGATCATTGGGGAAATGGGAATTGGGAACACCACAAGCAGCAGTGCTATCCTTTCAGCCTTAAGCGGTTTGGATGTAGAGGAGGTCATTGGGACTGGAACTGGAATAAGTGTTGACCAATTGAAAAGGAAACAACAAGTCATTCGTCAATCGCTCCAGAAACGGAATCCTGACCCGACCGATCCAATCGAAACTCTATCAAAGGTAGGGGGACTTGAGATTGCCGGAATGATTGGGGCCATTTTATCGGCAGCGGAACGTAATATCCCTGTACTTGTGGATGGTTTCATCAGCACCGTTGCTGCACTGGTTGCCAAGAGACTATATCCTGAAGTAAATGGATACCTTTTCATTGGTCATCAATCCATGGAAGCAGGTCATAAGCATGCTATCATGCTACTAGATAAAAAGCCCATTTTGAATCTCGGTCTCCGGCTTGGGGAAGGAACTGGAGCTGCTCTTGCCTATCCAATCCTAGAGGCAGCTACAAATATTGTTAAAGAGATGGCGACTTTTGAGTCAGCCGGGGTAGCAGGAAAAATCTAA
- a CDS encoding cobyric acid synthase: protein MFKGTPLMIQGTHSDAGKSALVTALCRIFSREGYKTAPFKSQNMALNSYITKDGKEIGRAQGVQAEAAGVVATTDMNPILIKPTGDYQSQIVVHGKPFQNMKAGEYRQEFYEKGLQVIAESYFRLQNEHEIIVIEGAGSPAEVNLNDRELVNMRIARLTDSPVILVGDIEKGGVFASLVGTLQLLEENDRKRVIGVVINKFRGDVSLLEPGLKWFEAYTGMPVLGVIPFVSGLHIEAEDSVVLDSFSKDKDDMKDLDIAVIRFPYISNFTDMDPLFTEEDCQVRYVQKAEEVGKPDLVILPGSKNTLGDLQFLHESGLGNRIQSLAEQRTQIIGICGGYQMLGEEVVDEYEVESSLKVISGLHLIPMKTHLTMEKKTVLSEGMVEVEGKLLPLKGYEIHMGVTTVHEREDIMPFVVLADRTDGVQMENLIGTYFHGLFHNDRFREGLLNTLRRKKGMSPITNRSSFERKREESFDRLADVVSRHLAMDKIKEKMVEFQRLNKKKVGEANGESV from the coding sequence ATGTTTAAAGGGACGCCACTGATGATCCAAGGAACACATTCCGACGCGGGAAAGAGCGCTTTGGTAACGGCATTGTGCAGGATATTTTCAAGAGAAGGTTATAAAACGGCACCGTTCAAATCGCAAAACATGGCGCTAAATTCCTATATTACCAAGGATGGCAAGGAAATTGGTAGGGCACAGGGCGTTCAAGCGGAAGCAGCTGGTGTGGTGGCGACCACCGACATGAATCCTATTTTGATAAAGCCTACCGGCGACTATCAATCCCAAATCGTCGTGCATGGGAAGCCTTTTCAAAATATGAAGGCAGGTGAATATCGGCAAGAATTCTACGAGAAAGGTTTACAGGTAATAGCAGAGAGCTATTTTCGACTCCAAAATGAACACGAGATTATCGTGATAGAAGGGGCGGGGAGCCCTGCTGAAGTAAACCTCAATGATCGGGAGCTTGTGAACATGCGTATTGCCAGGTTAACAGATTCGCCGGTCATTCTTGTCGGTGATATTGAAAAGGGTGGTGTATTTGCAAGCCTTGTCGGAACATTGCAGCTCTTAGAAGAGAATGATCGCAAAAGAGTCATCGGCGTCGTCATCAATAAATTCAGGGGAGATGTATCCCTGCTTGAGCCTGGATTGAAATGGTTTGAAGCATATACCGGCATGCCAGTATTAGGTGTGATCCCTTTTGTTTCAGGTTTACATATTGAAGCGGAGGATTCTGTCGTCCTTGATAGCTTTTCCAAAGATAAAGATGATATGAAAGACTTGGATATTGCAGTGATCCGCTTCCCATACATCTCGAACTTCACTGATATGGACCCACTTTTTACGGAGGAGGATTGCCAAGTGAGGTATGTGCAAAAGGCGGAAGAAGTCGGAAAACCGGACTTGGTCATTCTCCCTGGTAGCAAAAATACGTTAGGAGATCTGCAATTCTTACATGAAAGTGGCCTAGGGAACCGGATACAGTCGCTGGCAGAACAAAGGACACAAATAATCGGGATTTGTGGGGGTTATCAAATGCTTGGTGAGGAAGTTGTGGATGAATATGAGGTGGAATCTTCGCTAAAAGTGATTTCCGGTCTTCATCTCATCCCCATGAAAACGCACCTGACAATGGAGAAGAAAACGGTTCTTTCAGAGGGTATGGTGGAGGTTGAGGGAAAGCTATTGCCTCTAAAAGGTTATGAAATCCACATGGGAGTAACTACCGTCCATGAAAGAGAAGATATCATGCCGTTTGTTGTATTAGCAGACCGAACAGATGGAGTTCAAATGGAAAATTTAATTGGTACATACTTTCATGGTCTCTTTCATAATGACAGATTCAGAGAGGGACTGTTGAACACATTACGGCGAAAGAAAGGAATGTCTCCCATTACAAACAGGTCTTCTTTTGAGAGAAAAAGAGAAGAGTCGTTTGATAGATTGGCAGATGTTGTGAGCAGGCATCTTGCTATGGATAAGATTAAGGAAAAGATGGTTGAATTTCAGAGGTTAAACAAAAAGAAAGTAGGGGAAGCGAATGGAGAAAGTGTTTGA